Within Lolium rigidum isolate FL_2022 chromosome 5, APGP_CSIRO_Lrig_0.1, whole genome shotgun sequence, the genomic segment GCTAGCCTGTCAATGTGCAGCTTTACAAAGTACGAAAATCCTACATAGTATGATGCAGCAAATGAATTAAACCCATAACTTAAACCGAGATGTATCTATGATCGAAATGAAACTCGACTCTGCAGACTGAATATGCAATAAAAGTTCAGACCGAACAGAGAAGATGAGCTGAAAAAAGGCTCAAAGTTGAAAATTCAGGCAGAGCGAGCGTCAGTTACTATTGAAACCTGCCAGGATAACCATGTATCCTCGGTCAAGTACAGATCTCAAACTCAACCACTAGCTACAAGAAAATTCATTTGATTGGATAACTATGGTTGATAATAGGCCAATAGTACATTAATAATTAGATTGGAAGCTGCTTGTTTTGCATGCATCATCTTAGTGGAATTTCTCATTGCACATGTTGTTCTTATACAGAAAGTACTTCCTAAGCTCCAATGTGTGCGGTCAgtgaaacaaagaaaaataacTTTTGCCATGAAAATGTTTGAAATCAAAGCAATGGATCCACCGAAAACATGAATGAATATCTGCCTATATAGAGAAAACTATATATCCTCTATCTTGTTCTGGTACTGGTAGTACTTGCTAGCTACTCTCCGTTCTTTTTTAGTATACATCTTAGACTAAAATTTTGTTCCATATTAGCATTTTAGCTTTGCAATCAAGAACAGcacatccaaatttagaaaaatcttcgACATCCttttcgggacggagggagtactacttttAACCAATCCAAACAACATTAAAATTAATGTCATCCAATAGAGAGAGTATGACTGCTTTGTTTTCTGTGTTGTTCTTGATtacccaaatttagacaaatctctgaCATCCTTTTCGGGACAGAGAGAGTAGTATTAAATGACTTCCTAATTGGTTCTTAAAATttgtagaatgtagactaaaatagaatggagggagtacatgctaGTCTGCCAATATGCACCGTCATAAAGACCAAAAAATATACATAGTTTGCCATGGAACTATTTGAAATCAAAGATATGGACTATGATGCAGCACatatatcaacatcataacttaatTGAGGTATATATTTATGACCAGCCTAAAACTTGGCTTGATAGACTGAAAATGCAATATACCCTACAAGTTTGAGTGAGCTTTATAGATTACAATTTTCTCGGAACATGAACTGAAAACAGGACCTAAGTTCAGACAGAGCAGAGAACATGAAGTGAAAACAGACTGAAAGCTGAAAATTCAGACCAAGCAGGCGTTTGTGCCTCTGAAACCTGCCTATATAACATGAATCCTCAGTCAAGTTCAGATCCCAAATTCAACCACTAGCTACATAAGTTTTCAAATTCAACCACTAGCTACAAGTAAATTCTCAAATTCAAGCACTATCTACCAGTAAATGTGGAATTATGAAGGTATCATCCAGAGAAATAGTACTTGGTCATGGACCCAAAACGATCTGACCAGCCTAAAAAAACACTATAACACGTAAGGTAGTGAACTGCATTGTACTTCAGTCTGAACCCCATTTCCTAATAACTCTTTCTTTCGCAGACAACTCGGCTCTTCCTTTGACAGGCATTGCAGCCAATTCGCTGCTGGCTATAGGAGTTGATTTTGGCCTAGAACCGGGCGCCGCCATGCCCCGAGAAACGCAATAAGCCGCAAAGGTGATTGCACGCCGTATCTGCCGCAGCACAAGCAGCAGAGGATTGACAGCAGCTGCCACCAGCACGTTGAAGTTCGCAATCAGGAAGAACTGCGATGCAAAATCAAGCAACAGTTAACACCACTACCATTCATGTTAAAGGAACTAGGCAAAGTAACACATTATAATTGTTCATTACCGCCGCAATAATGCCGAGGATCGTGAGAACAGTTTGCTTCGCCGCATCCCAGAAACCTCCGCTGCTAAACCACCTGAAccaaccgccgccaccgccgcctcctcctcctccagacctTCCTCCGCCCCCACGGGCTGCAGGACAAGGACCACCACGCCGAGCTCTTTGCTGCCTTGTTTCGGTTTCCATTCCACATAGCTCAAAACCTTCCATGCTGAGTCCCAAGGCACTCTCCTGCAAGGGATCATTCAATTGGTTATGCTGATACCCTTGTTGCTCTGTCAGGCGTCAAGGTTTAAACTTGTTACCGGCAATATAGTATCATCCTAATTTGTTGAGTTACAAGATCACTTGTGTCTGACATATTAGTTAGTAATTCCAAGATTTAAAAACCAGACAAGAACAAGATTTGGGCATCATTCAGCAGGCCCAGGCTTAACAAAGTAGTAACATTCATCGAACACATTGATCAGTTCTCCAAAAACATGAACGCAGCCGAATTCGAAGGAGAGCAATCGACATGTAAGGGACCCGGCAGCTCTGGCTCACGAAGTGATAAATCATCAGAAGGATTCTACCGACGCGCACCTGCTTCCAGCCTccgccgccggagaagaggcAGTATGCGCGGCCGAGGGAGCCTAGACTCCTCCCGCGTCCAGAGAGAGCGCGGGactggccggcggcggagggccTGAAGGCGCGGAGCCgaggaggcggcagcggcggcgccggcggagctGCGAGCGACATGGCTAATCTAATCCGCCTTTGGGCCCACCAATGGCTGGCCGTTTGCAGCTGGCAAGTTACTGGACTCCACCTACCGTGGGCTGACCGTGGGCTGGCCCAAGGCCCTTATGGTGAGGTCGACTCCACTACCGACTCGATCGCCGGTCGTTTTTTATGCTCGAAAAGAGAAACGCACCGGCGATCGTCATAAGCGAACCTTCTGCGCAAATCCTTGGTCTCGCTCGATCCATCTCACCACGAAGCAATATGAATATCGGGATGGAAGACATGGAAGCCGGCGGCGTCTGGTTAGAAGAGGATTTTGAGGGTCTCTGTGGTCCGTCGGTGGAGGAACCGCCGTCCACCCTCCCGTTCGATTTGCTCTGGGCGTGGCAAGTGTCGGAGGAGTTGAAGCGGGACTTCTGCGTGAAGACGTTGTCGCTGGAGGCATGGTGGTCACCGGAGGATACCGAGGATCTCAAGGAGCTCTTATCCCCGATGTTCACCTTCCCGATCGATCCGCTCCCGGCATGGGAAGTGCCGGGCGGAGTTGAAGGAGGACTTCGCGCGGATATGTTGCTGCTGCAGCGCGTGGTGGTCACCGAAGGATGTCTAGGAGCTCTTCTCCGCCCCCCAATCTGAACCACGAGCAACCTTCCTTTGCCCATTATGTGGCCCAAGATCCTTATTTTATTTGGTTCCGCCGCAACCTTATTATTGTCGTTCCTCACTTGAGCATATCAACGACCCATGTGTGAATGATTTGGGTACTAGTTGTGCATGATTGCACTCATTGATAAAAATATTTTACATGTTACTATTTTTACgtaaaaacttgatcaaactttacttgaTTTAACTTTTAAAAAGCATATTCAACGTATGCACTAAAACAACGCACTAACTTTCATACTAACATTTTTCGCATCAAGGATAAGTGATACTAATTACCCCATAAGAGAAAAAACACTCCAAACTAATTTGGTGAGGAAACCAAGAAAAGGAGGCAACAccatattttatttagaatactATGCAAAAGAAACCAAAAAATGGTATACATAGTATCAAGGCCTCTCGAATGAGTAACTTGATCGAAGAACTCAAACCCTTACATGTTTTGCATCATCTTTGTTAGGATTTTCTTTTTCTTATCcacgtgatgttttagagcttgtgtttattCTCATGATAAACTCTAGCTCATAAAAAACGGATATCGTTTGAAAAACTTATTGCATTTTCTACCTTGGTGTTTTTCTTCGTTCTTCGCGTTGAGAGGTTGCACTTATAAAAATCATAAACCCCCCTAtttttatatttacaacaaaatagGTTTCAGCTAAATTAGAGTTTCAAACTCTAAATATTGTGTTTCTggcttctgttgtttttgtagtcTCTCTGCTCTGGCCGGAATCTCCGGGGTGTAAGGCCGGAATCTCCGGACCTGACACTCCTAGAGATTTTCTTTCCCGCTTGCACATGGATCGATGCTAGGCCGTGAGGTAGGATGGAGATTTTTAAGGAGTCCCCGGACTGACCAGAATCTCCAAACCCTCGTGttgaagatatgcccaagaggcaataataaagaggttattattatatctttgtgtttatgataaatgtttgcatcccatgctataattgtattaaccgggaaCATTAATACTTATGTGTTATGTAAacgtaaaagagtccctagtaagccttgttaaactagcttgttgattaatagatgatcatggtttcccgatcatgaacattggatgttattactaacaaggttatgtcattgggtgaatgatataatggacacatacccatagtaagcgtagcataaaatcaagtcattaagttcatcttgctgtaggctttcgatacatagttacctagtccttcgaccatgagatcatgtaaatcacttataccggatggATActctgattacatcaaacaccactgcgtaaatgggtggttataaagatgagattaagtattcggaaagtatgagttgaggcatatggatcaagagttgggatttgtccatcccgatgacggatagatatgctcgggccctcttggtggaatttcgtctaattagcttgcaagcatgtgaaaaggtcacaagagatgatataccacggtacgagtaaagagtgtttgtctgtaacgaggttgaactaggtatggagataccgatgatcaaaccctggacaagtaaagtatcgcgcgacaaagggaatcggtatcgtatgttaatggttcaatcgatcactaagttattgctgaatgtgtgggagccattatggatctccgcctattggttattgatgagagaggagtctcgatcatgtccgcatagttcacgaacc encodes:
- the LOC124657639 gene encoding uncharacterized protein LOC124657639 produces the protein MSLAAPPAPPLPPPRLRAFRPSAAGQSRALSGRGRSLGSLGRAYCLFSGGGGWKQESALGLSMEGFELCGMETETRQQRARRGGPCPAARGGGGRSGGGGGGGGGGWFRWFSSGGFWDAAKQTVLTILGIIAAFFLIANFNVLVAAAVNPLLLVLRQIRRAITFAAYCVSRGMAAPGSRPKSTPIASSELAAMPVKGRAELSAKERVIRKWGSD